The DNA segment AGGACGGTCAGAAGGTCGACGAGAAGAAGGACAAGGGCGACGTCGCGCGGCAGAAGATCGTCAAGCGCGACGCGAAGGAGAAGCAGGAGGAGGCGCTCACGAAGTTCGAGGAGCGGCTGGTCTCCGCGTGCGACGTCTACGTGAAGCTCTACCCGGGCACGCAGGATGAAATCGACCTGCGCTACCAGGCCGCCGTCATCCTCTATGACCGCAGCCACTTCGTGGACGCGGCGCGGCGCTTCGGCGAAATCATCGAGAAGTTCCCGGAGGAGCGCCGCTCGCGCGACGCCGCGGACCTGACGATGTACGTGCTGGAGAGCCGCCAGGAGTGGCTGGAGCTGTCCACGCTGTCGCGCAAGTTCCTCGAGAACAAGAAGCTGTCCAAGCCCGGCTCCGAGTTCGCCGCCCGCGTCGCCCGCGTGGTGGAGGGCAGCCACTACAAGTGGGTGGACGAGGTCGTCTACAAGCAGGAGAAGAACCCGAAGAAGGCGGCCGAGGAGTTCCTCAAGTACGTCAAGGAGTTCCCCAAGTCGGAGAACGCGGACCGCGCGCTCACCTACGCCATGTCCATCGCCCAGGAGGCGGGGGAGCTGGACCGCGGCATCGAGGCGGGCGAGCGCGTGCTGGCCGAGTACCCGCGCAGCCCCTTCGAGCTCAAGGCGCGCTACACGCTGGCGGGCCTCTACGAGAAGGTCGCCGACTACCGCAAGGCGGCCACGCTGGCCGAGTCCTTCCTCGCAAGCTACGACGCCGCGCTGAAGGCGAGCGACGCGGAGGGCAAGAAGGGCAAGGACGCTCGCGCGAAGACGGTGGCGAAGAAGGGTGACACGCCGGGCGCGGAGGAGGACGCGGACTCGCGCCGCTCGCAGAAGGCCGCCGAGCGCAAGGCGCTGGTGGCCGAGGCGGGCGCGTGGGTGGCGGACGCCCAGTTCAACGCGGGCGTGTGGTGGGAGAGCGCTGGCGAGGCCCAGAAGGCCGTGGCGGCCTACAACGCCTACGTCACGCGCTTCCGCGACCGCAAGGACGTGCCGCAGGTGGCGTACTCCGCGGCGCTCGTCTGGGAGAAGGAGCGCAAGTGGAGCGAGGCGGCCCGTGCGTTCGGCGCCTTCGCGGACGGCTATGGCCGCGACTCGCGCGCCACGCCCTCGCAGCTGTACCTGGCGCGCTACCACGAGCTGCTCGCGTGGCAGCAGCTCAAGAACGTCCGCGAGCAGGAGCGCGTGCAGACGGAGCTGGTGCGCGCCTGGGGCCGGCTGCCCGAGGCCACGCGCAAGGAGGACGCGGCGCTCAACGCCTATGCCCATGCGCGCTTCCTGGCGCTGGAGCCGGCGTGGAAGCGCTACACGGACATCCGCTTCTCGCGCGTCACCACCATCCGCCGGGACTTGACGGCCAAGCAGCGGGAGATCCAGCGCGTGGAGAAGGAGTACCTCGCGGTGCTCTCCACGGGCTCGGGCGAGTGGGGCATCGCGGCGCTCACGCGCATCGGCCTCGCGTACGCGGACTTCGCGCGCAACATCATGGACTCGCCGGACCCCACGGGGCTCGACGAGGAGCAGCTCGGCATGTACCGCTCGGAGCTGGAGAACCTGGCGCTGCCCTTGGAGGACAAGGCCAACGAGGCCCTGGAGAAGGCGCTGGAGAAGGCCTACGAGCTGGGCATCTACAGCCCGTGGACGCTGGCCGCGCAGGACCAGGTCAACCGCTACCACCCGGGCACCTATGCCCAGGTGCGCAAGGTGGGCTACCGCGCGCATGACTCGCTCGCGGCGGCGGAGCTCGCACGGGAGCCCGGCGGCCCCTCGGGCGCGACGGCCACGCCCGCGGTGACGCCGGAGACCGGCGCTCCCTCGATTCAGCTCCCGCCGGTGGAGGGCGCGCCGAAGACGCCCCTTCCGGAGGACAGGACGCAGGCACCCACCGCCGCGGTCCAGGAGGTGCTGCCATGACCCGCGACGCGAAGAACGCCTTCACGCCCTACACCGGAATGATGCCGATGAAATGGTTCCGCTCGCTCGTCGTCGGCTCGCTGGCCTTCACGGCCGCGTGCGCGACGGGCCCCCAGACGAAGCCCACCACCACCAGCGCGCTGCCGGAGAAGCCCACGGCCGCCGCGCCCTCGGCGACTCCGGAGGCGGCCCCCGCGGCGCCCAAGGAGACGTCCACCATGGCCGAGCAGTTCGCGGCGGCCATCAAGTCCTACGAAGCCGGTGACCTGGACGCCGCGCGCCAGGGCTTCGAGAAGGTGCTGGTGATGTCGCCGCAGACGCTCAACGCCCAGTTCAACCTGGGCGTCATCGCCGAGCGTCAGGGCCGCGTCGACGACGCGCGCACCGCCTACGAGAAGGTCCTGCTGTTGGACCCGGCGCACACGCCGTCCGTCGTCAACCTGGCCGGCGTGTACCGCGCGCAGGACCGGGGTGATGACGCGCTCGCGCTCTTCGAGAAGGCGCTGAAGACGCCGGGGCGCGCGTACGACGCGTCGCTGCTCAACGGGCTGTCCGCGACGTACCGGCACCTGGGCAAGCTGGACGAGTCCGAGGCCACCGCGCGCCGCGTGCTGGAGCGCAACAAGGACCATCCGGGCGCGTACAAGAACCTGGCGTACGTGGCCTACGCGCGGGAGAAGTACCGGCAGGCGGAGCTGCTCGTCGGCACCGCGCGCAAGCACGCGGAGAAGGACCCGTCGCTCTACAACCTGCTGGGCATGGTCTACCTGAAGCTGGATGAGCGCTCGCGCGCGCTGTCCCAGTTCCAGAAGGCCGTGTCGCTGGATGACCGGTATGCGCCGGCCTACGTGAACCTGGGCGCGCTGGCGCTCAGCTACCGCGACTACGCGGGCGCGGAGAAGGCCTTCACCCGCGCCACGGAGCTGGAGCCCGACTCCGCCGAGGCGCGCCTGTCGCTGGCGTGGGCGCTGGACGGCCAGAAGGGGAAGGACCCGAAGAAGGGCATCGCCGCGGGTGAGACCTTCGAGAAGGTGCTCGCCAACCGCGCGGACCTGCCCGAGGCCGTGTGCGGCGCGGGCTGGGCCTATGCCGCGGACCGCACGGGCTGGGAGCGCGCCATCGGCTTCCTGGACCGCTGCAAGACGCTGGAGTCCACGAGCGAACAGGACCGGCAGATGATCACCGCCAAGGTCACGGGCCTCACGAACATGCTCAAGGCCCCGCCGCCCGAGGCCGCGACGGCCGGCGCGGAGGGCGACAAGAAGGACGAGGCCACCGGCGGCGGGGGCAACATGCTCAACACCCTGCCGCAGGACGCGAACGCCCCGGACGCACCCGCGGAAGGTGCACCCGCCGATGGTGCGCCCGTCGAGGGCACCGACTCCGTGGACGCGACGCCGCCGCCCGCCGATACGACGGGCTCGGGCGCCCAGGCACCCGCGAGCGCGACGGGCGCCCAGGCACCCACGGGGGCGGAGGCCCAGGTGCCCGCGGGCGCGACGCCTGGCGCCGACGCCGTGCAGCAGGGGACGGACGCCCAGGCGCCCGCGCCCGTGCCGGCGGCTCCGACGCAGCAGGACGCGCAGCCCGCGCCTGCTCCGTAGGACGGCAGTCCCTACAGGGCCGGGAGGAAGTTTTTTCCTCCCTCCGGGCCCTGGTTTGGAAGGCGGCGAGCGAGTTCCATAGGATTCAGGGACTTGGGTGTGGATCGCCTCGTGCAAAGAGTCGCGGGTACCCAACTCGGAACCCGCTGTCACACCCGAGGAAGCAAGAAGGAGGTTGGGTATGCGGCGACTGGCAGCGACGGTGACGATGATGGGCCTGCTCGCGGCGCCGGCGGTGATGGCGCAGGAGCAGTCAAAAGACTCGGTGAAGATCATCCAGGAGGAGGACCGCACGGTCTTCCGGAAGAAGACGGTGATCGACTTCACGGATGTCGCGGTGGAGGGCGAGCTGACGAAGCCGGAAGGCTCATACGTGCTCCACCGCAAGAAGACGGACTTCCAGAGTCTCATCAAGGTCCGGGAGAACTTCGACCCGGAGCTACAGAAGTCCGTCGACAACCTCTAGCGGCGGCGGTCAGGCGTTTTCGGGAGCGGAAGGGAAGAAGGAAGAACTTCATGGCGGCGGCGAAGAACAACGGCTTGACCCTTCGAATCACGGGGCCTGATGGCTCCACGGTGGAAACCGTATCGGAGGCGGAGAGCGTTATCGTGGGGTCGGGCGCCCAGGCGGCGGTGAAGGTTCAGGATCCGCGGGTCTCCAATCTCCACGTGATGCTCAAGGTGGACAAGGATGGTTCGGTAACGGCCATCGACCTCGGCAGCGAGGGCGGCACGGAGGTGAGCGGCCAGAAGCTGGTCATCCCCACCGCGCTCAAACCCGGGGATGTGCTGCGCGTGGGAGGCACGCGGGTGGAGGTCCTCTTCGGAGGCTCCGACGAACCCGAGCGTCTCGCACCCGCGGGCGCGAAGGTGGCGGGACCGCGCTTCCAGGGCTCGTTCCAGGGCTCTGTGACGCAGAGGACGCCCACTCCTCCGCCCGTGAACCGGACGGTGCCGGAGGTGGTGACACCTCCGTCGGCGGCGGGCGGCAACACGCGAGGCGGCTTCGTCTTCACGCCTCCGCGTCCTCCTCCCTCGGCGAATGTCGGCGGCCTGCGCACCGAGCGCGTGGCTCCGCCCGGCCTCAACCGCGTGGGACCTCCGCCTCCGCCGCCCATGGCGCGCGAGGAGACGCGGCCCACGCCCAGGGTGGACACGCCTCCCGTCGCGGCGGCCCCGCGCCGGGCGGTGCTGCCTCACCTGCAGGAGCAGCTCCCGCCCGAGGCCATGCCCACGGCGCGGGAGAAGGTGCTCCAGGTGTCCATGCTGTGGGGCGACACCCTGCTGCAGGTGCAGCACTTCAAGGACGGCGTCCCCGTCACCATCGGCGAGGGCAAGAAGAACTTCTTCCACGTCTTCGCGCCGACGGTGGGCAAGCGCCACGAGCTGGTCGTCAGCCGGGGTGACGTGCTGGAGGTGCACGCGCCGCAGGGCACGGGCGTCATCGTCACCGAGCGCGGCAACGTGAAGTCGAAGGACACGCTGCGCGCCGCGGGTCTGCTCACCGGCACGCCCGAGGACAAGGAGCAGGTCTTCAAGCTGGGCCTGCACGACCGCGTCGAGGTGTCGTTCGGCACGGTGGCCTTCGTCGCCCGGTACGTGAAGCCGTCGCAGGCCATCGCCGCCACCTCGTTGGCGGAGGCCGACTACACGTTCTTCAAGATCGTCAGCATCTGCCTGCTCGCGGGAGCGGCGGTGGTGGCGGCCATGGCGCTCACGCCTCGCTCGGAGCAGGCGCCGGCGAACGACATCTTCGAGTCCCAGCAGCGCGTGGCGAAGTTCCTCATCACCCCGGAGAAGAAGCTCGAGCAGAAGAAGCTCCAGCTGTCCGGTGTGGAGGAGGGCGCGAAGGCGAAGGACGAGGAGGGCAAGTTCGGCAAGGAGGAGGCCAAGCAGGCCGAGGCCGCGCCGTCCAAGCCCGGCACGCCCGTGGTGGACAAGACGAAGAAGGAGAAGGACCGCCAGGTGGTGGGCAAGGTCGGTCTGCTCGGCGCGTTCAAGGGCCTGAAGGGCGGGGCCTCGGACGTGTTCGGCCCCGGCGGCTTCGGCACCGGCCTCAACAACGCGCTGGGCGGCCTCAAGGGCGGCGCGGCGATGGGTGACGCCCAGGGCGTGGGTGGCCTGGGTTCGCGTGGCTCCGGCACCGGCGGTGGCGGCACGGCCATGGGCATCGGCGGCCTGGGCACCAAGGGTGAGGGACGCGGCGCGGGAGGCTCGGGCGGCATCGACCTGGGCGGCCGTGGCAAGTCCATCACCAAGGTCATCCCCGGCAAGACGACGGTGGTGGGCGGCCTGGACAAGGACGTCATCGCCAAGGTCATCCGGCGCCACCAGAATGAAATCAAGTACTGCTACGAGTCGGAGCTGAACAAGGACCCGAGCCTCGCGGGCAAGGTGGCGGTGGCCTTCACCATCGACCCGGCGGGCATGGTCTCCGACGCGACGGTCTCCGAGTCGACGCTGGGCAACTCCCGCGCCGAGCAGTGCATGATCTCCCGCATCCGTCGCTGGAAGTTCCCGGAGCCCAAGGGCGGCGGCGTGGTGGCGGTGACGTACCCGTGGATGTTCTCGCCGGCGGGTTCCGAGGGCGAAGGGTAGCCCGCGGGTGTACGGCTCGGGACGGCGCCAGTCGTCCCTCCAAGTGGCGTGGACGGAACGGTCCACGCCATTTTCATTCCCGCCCCTCATTGCCGGAACGAGGGGGGCGTCATTAACGTCCGTCGCCACTTCCGGTTGGACCGGAGGGGCACCGCGTGGGGAGGACCCGTGAAGAAGTCCCAGCTCGTTGCCGCGCTCGCCTTGCTGTCGTCTCCGGCCCTCGCGGCCACGCCGCCGGAGGGCGTGGAGTTCCAGCCGCGCCGCGGCTTCTACACCGACACCAACGTCGGCGTGTTCTTCACCGTGGGCGGTGAGAACGCGTACTCGAACGCTCAGACGTACCTGCAGCTCGGCATCGGCTACGACCTGACGGAGCGCATCTCCCTGGGCGCGCACTTCGGCATGGGCTCGTCCGCGCAGAACTGCTTCGCGGGCTACCTGCCGGGCACGGAGACGTGCTCGCTGTCCGACAACTTCACCATGCAGTTCCTGGACGTCTCGGCCGCGTACCACGTGCCGCTGATGAACCGGCTGTACCTGACGCCCAAGCTCGTCGCGGGCTACACGCGCATGGACCCCGCGCCGGTGGACCCCGACGAGGGCGACCCGGGCCGCGCCGTCAGCTCGCCCAACGCGGGCCTGGGCGTGGGGCTGGAGTACGCCACCGGCATGGACCACTTCACCGTCGGCGCGGACCTGCTGGCGCGCTACGTCATCGGCCCCAACATCATGTCCTTCGCCATCTTCCCGAAGGTGAAGTACACGTTCTGAAGCGCGGGCCAGGGGGCCTCACGGGAAGAAACGCCGGGGCCGTCGTTGTCCTGGCATGTCCCCTGGAAGGTCCCTGCCTCCGCGCTGGCCGACGCGGGGGCTCGTGCTGTTGTCGCTGGGCCTGGTGCTGGGCGTCCTGTGGGGACTGTCCTCGCGCATCGCGTCCTCCCGACCTGGAGGGCCGCTCCCTGTGTCGCTGCCGGTGTCCCCGGGCTGTGAGGGCCTGGAGGTGGATCCGCGCCCGCAACGTCATCCCGCGTCGTCGTGGCGGCCGTGTGGCGACGGCTGTCAGGAGCTGTCGCCAGCGCCGGGCTCGGGGCACCGGTACTTCGCGCTCTTCGGCGCGGCTCGCGATGGGACGCGGTTGCTGGGCTACTCGCGGATGCGGGACGCCTCGCTGGAGCTGCGCGTGGAGAACCTCTCGCGCGGTCAGGTCCTGTTCCTCGCGCGTGTGCTCGAGGGGGCGAAGGGCTGTGACCTGCGCCTGCGTGAGCTGCGGACGGAGGGGGCCCTGTTCGAGGGCAACGCCGTCGACGGGCGCACGCATCCGCGAAGCCTCTTCGGCGTGTCGTTCGAGGACGCGGGTGCATCGCCCCAGGTGTGGCCCCGACCCGAGGGGGCGAGCCCCCTGGATGCCGTCCTGGGGCCCGGGTGGATGGCGAGCACCACCACGCGTCGCCGGGTCTGGAGCGCGCGCTGGGAGGACGACCGTGCGCCCGTGGAGGCGTGGAGCGCGCCGGACCGGAGCGTGGCGGCGCACCTGACGGTGGGAGGTGACGCGCTGCTCTTCAGCGCGCTGGACGAGGGGCGCGCGTCGCTGTGGTCCTGGAGGGAAGGGGAGCCCGCGCGGCCGCTCGTGGTGCCCTCGGCGGGCGGCGGCGCGGCCTGTCCCCGGACGGACGGTGAGCACCTGGTCTGGTTCGAGGGCCACGGCTACGACGCCGAGCGCCACGCCTTCACGCGCATGGACCTGATGACGTCTCCACTGGCGCACCACGCGGAGGACCTGCGCCCGAGGCGCCTGCGTGCCTCGCGACAGGACTTCCTCACGGAGGTCTCCGCCGTCGTGGGTGGTGGCCACGCGCTGCACCTGGAGACCCGCAGGGGCGAGTCGCGAGGCACGCTGGTCCTCACGCGCCTCTCGGACGGCGCCACGTGGCACCTCCCGCCGAGGCCCGGCTTCCACTGGGGCTCGCCGCTCTACGTGGACGCGGAGGAGCTCGCGGTGGTCGAGGACGCGCCCGAGCAGGCCTTCACGGCGGGCGAACTGGGGCCCGGAGAGTCCTGGACGGTGGTGCGCCGCACGTTGTCCTCGCTGGGCCCGCCCGACGTCGAGCCGGTGACACCGTCGGGCACGGACGCCTCGTGCAGCGCTGTGTCCCAGTGAGCCCCGAGAGGGCCCGTGAGACCCGGTGCCGCGCTGGAGCGCCACCGTGCCCCGTGGCGACGGGCGCTTCGTGCGGCGCCGCGCCTGACCGAAGCCCGCCCGAGCCGAGCGGGCCTCCGGAAACACGAAGGGCCCGCTCCCTGGAAGGAACGGGCCCTCGCGCATCGACGGCCGGAGCCGTCGTTCAACGGGACTACTCGGCCTCGGCCGCGCGCTCCTCACGCTTGCGGTCGCGCTCGGCGCGGTAGCGCTCGCCCACGGCCAGCGCCTTCTTGCGCATGCGCACGGACTTGGGCGTCACCTCGACCAGCTCGTCGTCGGCGATCCACTCCAGGGCCTTCTCCAGCCCCATCTCGCGCGGCGGGACGAGGATGACGTTCTCGTCGCGGCCGGCGGCGCGGATGTTGGTGAGCTTCTTCTCGCGGCAGCAGTTCACGTTCAGCTCGGACGGGTGCGAGTGCTCGCCGATGATCATCCCCTCGTACACGGTGGTGCCCGCGCCCACGAAGAGCTGACCGCGCTCCTGGATGCTGAACAGCGCGTAGGGAACGGTGTCGCCCAGGCGGTCGGAGACCATGGCGCCGTTCTGGCGCTTCGGGATGTAGCCGAACCACGGCTCGAAGCCGTCGAACTGGCTGCTCATGATGCCCTCACCACGGGTAATCGTGAGGAACTCCGAGCGGAAGCCGATGAGGCCACGCGCGGGGATGCGGAACTGGAGGCGGGTGCGCCCCGAGCCCAGCTGCCCCATGTCCGTCATGCGGCCCTTGCGCGTGCCCATGCGCTCGGTCACCACGCCGACGCTCGTCTCCGGCACGTCGCAGAACACCAGCTCCATGGGCTCGTGCAGCACGCCGTCGATGGTCTTGGTGATGGGCTCCGGGTTGGAGGCCGTCAGCTCGTAGCCCTCGCGGCGCATGTTCTCGATGATGACGGCCAGCGCGAGCTCGCCGCGGCCCACCACGCGGAACGCGTCCGGCGTCGCGGTGTCCTCCACGCGCACGGCCACGTTGCGGTAGGCCTCGCGGTACAGGCGCTCGCGCAGGTTGCGCGACGTGACGAACTTGCCTTCCTTGCCGGCCAGCGGTCCGTCGTTGACCTTGAAGATCATCATCATCGTGGGCTCGTCCACGGTGATGCGCGGCAGCGCCACGGGCTTCTCCGGGTCGCCGAACGTGTCGCCGATGGACACGTCCTCGATGCCCGCGATGGAGACGATCTCACCCGGGCCGGCGTCCTGGATCTCGACGCGCTTCAAGCCCGAGAAGCCGTACAGCTTGACGATCTTGCCAGGCTCGACCTTGCCCCCCTCGCGAACGACGGAGATGGGCATGTTGGGCGTGAAGCGACCTGCCTGCACGCGGCCCACCGCGAGACGGCCGACATAGTCGTCGTAGTCCAGGTTGGCCACGAGCAGCTGCGGCGTCGTCTCCTGGGAGGCCGGCGGGGGCGGGATGTGGTTGATGATGGCGTCGTACAGCGGCTCCAGCGTCTTGCCGGGGACCTCGAGGCTCGTGGACGCCTGGCCCTGACGGGCAATCGTGTACAGCACGGGCATCTCGAGCTGCTTATCGTCCGCGCCCAGGTCGATGTAGAGCGAGTAGACCTGGTCCAGCACCTCGGGGGCGCGGGCGTCCTGACGGTCGATCTTGTTGATGACCAGCACCGTCTTCAGGCCCATCGCCAGCGCCTTGCTGAGCACGAAGCGCGTCTGGGGCAGGGGACCTTCGGCGGCGTCCACCAGCAGGATGACGCCATCGACGAGGCGCAGACCGCGCTCCACCTCACCACCGAAGTCGGCGTGACCCGGGGTGTCGATGATGTTGATCTGCATCCCCTTGTAGGAGACCGCGGTGTTCTTCGCGAGGATGGTGATGCCCTTCTCGCGCTCGAGGTCGTTGGAGTCCATCACCCGTTCGGCGACGTGCTCGTTGCTACGGAAGGTGCCCGCCTGCCGCAGCAGGTGATCGACGAGCGTGGTCTTGCCATGGTCAACGTGGGCGACGATGGCGACGTTACGGATGTTTTCGCGAGGAATCATACGAACCAAACTGAGGTGAATGGCGGGGGGGAAGCCGCGTTGTGGTCAGGTCTCCCGATCCCCACCGGAACCCGGAAGGCGGGGGCTTATATGCCGTGAGTGCGGCTCCTGCAACGAGTGCGGATGCCCACCGGGCGTTCAGTCAGGGGTTACATCTCGCCTGACCGCCTGATCGCCGGGTATCCGGGGCCTGTTGTCACCCCGGTGTCACCCTCCAGGGCGTGTGGGCGAGGAATTCCGGCCCTGGCCGTCCGGGGGACTGGGGTGGGAGGGCCCGCCCAGCCGCTCCCGGAGGAAGCGCTCGACGCGGACCTCGACCAGCCCGGGGGCCTCCAGGGGGGCTGTGTGGGTGCCGTCGGGGATGAGGACCAGCTCGGCCTCGGGGATTCGGGCGGCCATCTTCCGGGACAGCCACCCCGGGGTGAACTTGTCCCGCCCGCCGGCCACCACGAGCGAGGGCACGTCCACGTGGAGCAGGTGGTCCCACGCGCTGTGCTCGGACAGCGAGTCCAGCGTGCGCACGAACACCACCGGGTCCATGCGGGCCAGGTGCTCGAAGTATTGGGACAAGTCGTTGCGGGCGATGCGCTCGCGGTTCATCTCCAGGGAGATGGCCAGCTGCACCGCCAGCTCCGTGCGCAGGGCCGCGTGGATGAGGCGCGCGGACTGCTCGGGGAAGCGCTCCACCACCCGGCGCAGGGAGGGGAAGAGCTTC comes from the Myxococcus fulvus genome and includes:
- a CDS encoding TonB family protein; translated protein: MAAAKNNGLTLRITGPDGSTVETVSEAESVIVGSGAQAAVKVQDPRVSNLHVMLKVDKDGSVTAIDLGSEGGTEVSGQKLVIPTALKPGDVLRVGGTRVEVLFGGSDEPERLAPAGAKVAGPRFQGSFQGSVTQRTPTPPPVNRTVPEVVTPPSAAGGNTRGGFVFTPPRPPPSANVGGLRTERVAPPGLNRVGPPPPPPMAREETRPTPRVDTPPVAAAPRRAVLPHLQEQLPPEAMPTAREKVLQVSMLWGDTLLQVQHFKDGVPVTIGEGKKNFFHVFAPTVGKRHELVVSRGDVLEVHAPQGTGVIVTERGNVKSKDTLRAAGLLTGTPEDKEQVFKLGLHDRVEVSFGTVAFVARYVKPSQAIAATSLAEADYTFFKIVSICLLAGAAVVAAMALTPRSEQAPANDIFESQQRVAKFLITPEKKLEQKKLQLSGVEEGAKAKDEEGKFGKEEAKQAEAAPSKPGTPVVDKTKKEKDRQVVGKVGLLGAFKGLKGGASDVFGPGGFGTGLNNALGGLKGGAAMGDAQGVGGLGSRGSGTGGGGTAMGIGGLGTKGEGRGAGGSGGIDLGGRGKSITKVIPGKTTVVGGLDKDVIAKVIRRHQNEIKYCYESELNKDPSLAGKVAVAFTIDPAGMVSDATVSESTLGNSRAEQCMISRIRRWKFPEPKGGGVVAVTYPWMFSPAGSEGEG
- the typA gene encoding translational GTPase TypA produces the protein MIPRENIRNVAIVAHVDHGKTTLVDHLLRQAGTFRSNEHVAERVMDSNDLEREKGITILAKNTAVSYKGMQINIIDTPGHADFGGEVERGLRLVDGVILLVDAAEGPLPQTRFVLSKALAMGLKTVLVINKIDRQDARAPEVLDQVYSLYIDLGADDKQLEMPVLYTIARQGQASTSLEVPGKTLEPLYDAIINHIPPPPASQETTPQLLVANLDYDDYVGRLAVGRVQAGRFTPNMPISVVREGGKVEPGKIVKLYGFSGLKRVEIQDAGPGEIVSIAGIEDVSIGDTFGDPEKPVALPRITVDEPTMMMIFKVNDGPLAGKEGKFVTSRNLRERLYREAYRNVAVRVEDTATPDAFRVVGRGELALAVIIENMRREGYELTASNPEPITKTIDGVLHEPMELVFCDVPETSVGVVTERMGTRKGRMTDMGQLGSGRTRLQFRIPARGLIGFRSEFLTITRGEGIMSSQFDGFEPWFGYIPKRQNGAMVSDRLGDTVPYALFSIQERGQLFVGAGTTVYEGMIIGEHSHPSELNVNCCREKKLTNIRAAGRDENVILVPPREMGLEKALEWIADDELVEVTPKSVRMRKKALAVGERYRAERDRKREERAAEAE
- a CDS encoding alpha/beta fold hydrolase: MSAEAVYFHQDYLRVPDGADLYYQVTGDGEPGVVLCDGLGCDGFAWKYLAPYLSRRHRVLRWHYRGHGRSGIPEDRERIGMLYTCDDLQRVMDAAGMERAVLFGHSMGVQVALEFHRRYASRVAGLVLLCGSYGNPLDTFHDSNVLKKLFPSLRRVVERFPEQSARLIHAALRTELAVQLAISLEMNRERIARNDLSQYFEHLARMDPVVFVRTLDSLSEHSAWDHLLHVDVPSLVVAGGRDKFTPGWLSRKMAARIPEAELVLIPDGTHTAPLEAPGLVEVRVERFLRERLGGPSHPSPPDGQGRNSSPTRPGG
- the cglE gene encoding adventurous gliding motility protein CglE; protein product: MKKSQLVAALALLSSPALAATPPEGVEFQPRRGFYTDTNVGVFFTVGGENAYSNAQTYLQLGIGYDLTERISLGAHFGMGSSAQNCFAGYLPGTETCSLSDNFTMQFLDVSAAYHVPLMNRLYLTPKLVAGYTRMDPAPVDPDEGDPGRAVSSPNAGLGVGLEYATGMDHFTVGADLLARYVIGPNIMSFAIFPKVKYTF
- a CDS encoding tetratricopeptide repeat protein: MKVVLRFGALAVGVALATSGVGEAAEAPARKAAKKPAASASKNTGADKGKKGAQAKKAEEKPQPPPGVAPEDVRRGPARVKPATAKFADIPRIADSRKSALADKKRDEAIEAFKRLIPKLQDGNQQKAEMLYRLSELYWEKSKYLYQLEMDRFLAEEKKYDAAVARGEKAEAPKQDHRDSERYRTETMGIYEDILRGYPQYPQRDEVLFSMGYNLYELGRREDAVARYEELIKEFPRSQFVPDAYIQLGNHYFESNKLIPAKANYEKARDSGVPKIYAYAVYKLSWCDYNTGDYDAGLAKLHEVVDYAAKQPELGDLRTEALNDLTVFYVQLDQPKQAIAYFREKAPAKRQGRLLAKTAAGLVDAGHFDSAILLYRTLVDDEPMGASAPEYQQAIVRAFEGLRNRQQVRKEMKRMVDLYSPGGEWWKSNEGKAPVLRNAFNVTEEAMRVMVTEYHQEAQKTRQVETYRLARDIYKQYVDAFASNANPEFVADSAFNLRFFYAEILWALEEWQAAAAEYDAVVAFQIPDRDSAREVSNESYRKSAAFNAILAYDKLVKIERGQLAKSDLKDGQKVDEKKDKGDVARQKIVKRDAKEKQEEALTKFEERLVSACDVYVKLYPGTQDEIDLRYQAAVILYDRSHFVDAARRFGEIIEKFPEERRSRDAADLTMYVLESRQEWLELSTLSRKFLENKKLSKPGSEFAARVARVVEGSHYKWVDEVVYKQEKNPKKAAEEFLKYVKEFPKSENADRALTYAMSIAQEAGELDRGIEAGERVLAEYPRSPFELKARYTLAGLYEKVADYRKAATLAESFLASYDAALKASDAEGKKGKDARAKTVAKKGDTPGAEEDADSRRSQKAAERKALVAEAGAWVADAQFNAGVWWESAGEAQKAVAAYNAYVTRFRDRKDVPQVAYSAALVWEKERKWSEAARAFGAFADGYGRDSRATPSQLYLARYHELLAWQQLKNVREQERVQTELVRAWGRLPEATRKEDAALNAYAHARFLALEPAWKRYTDIRFSRVTTIRRDLTAKQREIQRVEKEYLAVLSTGSGEWGIAALTRIGLAYADFARNIMDSPDPTGLDEEQLGMYRSELENLALPLEDKANEALEKALEKAYELGIYSPWTLAAQDQVNRYHPGTYAQVRKVGYRAHDSLAAAELAREPGGPSGATATPAVTPETGAPSIQLPPVEGAPKTPLPEDRTQAPTAAVQEVLP
- a CDS encoding tetratricopeptide repeat protein, with translation MTRDAKNAFTPYTGMMPMKWFRSLVVGSLAFTAACATGPQTKPTTTSALPEKPTAAAPSATPEAAPAAPKETSTMAEQFAAAIKSYEAGDLDAARQGFEKVLVMSPQTLNAQFNLGVIAERQGRVDDARTAYEKVLLLDPAHTPSVVNLAGVYRAQDRGDDALALFEKALKTPGRAYDASLLNGLSATYRHLGKLDESEATARRVLERNKDHPGAYKNLAYVAYAREKYRQAELLVGTARKHAEKDPSLYNLLGMVYLKLDERSRALSQFQKAVSLDDRYAPAYVNLGALALSYRDYAGAEKAFTRATELEPDSAEARLSLAWALDGQKGKDPKKGIAAGETFEKVLANRADLPEAVCGAGWAYAADRTGWERAIGFLDRCKTLESTSEQDRQMITAKVTGLTNMLKAPPPEAATAGAEGDKKDEATGGGGNMLNTLPQDANAPDAPAEGAPADGAPVEGTDSVDATPPPADTTGSGAQAPASATGAQAPTGAEAQVPAGATPGADAVQQGTDAQAPAPVPAAPTQQDAQPAPAP